One genomic segment of [Pasteurella] aerogenes includes these proteins:
- a CDS encoding putative lipoprotein gives MKKTISILLLSAVTFLITSCGVKGPLYFPEKAPQQQQTK, from the coding sequence ATGAAAAAAACCATTTCCATTCTACTCTTAAGTGCGGTCACTTTTTTAATCACTTCTTGTGGGGTCAAAGGTCCGCTTTATTTTCCTGAAAAAGCACCACAGCAACAACAAACCAAATAA
- the yidK_2 gene encoding sodium/solute symporter translates to MLAFISFVGFTALVAVLAWWYTRKDDLSNSEGYYLAGRSLTATFIAGSMLLTNLSTEHLVGLNGLAYRQGFIVMAWEVLAAITIAAFALYFLPKYLKLGIATIPEFLERRFDKGTLLITSLLFLGCYVISLLPIVLYTGALALESLFQVSNVFGVDKTTALWIMVWGIGILGSIYAIFGGLKAVAVSDTINGVGLLIGGIMVTVLGLAYVGDGNAWEGLKEVYHANPDHFNSIGDENSVVPFSTLFTGMIISNLFFWCTNQSIIQRALGAKDLKEGQKGVLLCAFLKLLGPLLIILPGIIAYHIFQGKLDIPDQAYPDLVHLVLPDAFVGFFAAVVVGAVLSTFNSALNSSVTLFSRNVYKVKINPNASDMKLVSVGKWVGTILAVVSMIVAPLVANAPDGLYFLIQELQGIFNAPILSVVVVGLLTKRVPPIAAKFGLIFGMVAYVVCTYVIKVDIHFFHLIAILFVLNVVVMLIIGKVKPMENPYQEEYTKQVDIQPWAFAKAVSLIVTFASFSMYIFMAKNAPEFVWIGYYCFGAFTLLYFIYVFAKERNKQFKS, encoded by the coding sequence ATGTTAGCTTTTATATCATTTGTTGGATTTACTGCTTTGGTTGCTGTGCTAGCGTGGTGGTACACTAGAAAAGACGATTTAAGCAATTCAGAAGGTTATTACCTTGCCGGTCGTTCATTAACCGCCACGTTTATTGCCGGTTCGATGTTATTAACCAATCTGTCCACCGAACATTTAGTCGGCTTAAACGGATTGGCCTATCGCCAAGGTTTTATCGTTATGGCATGGGAAGTATTGGCAGCCATTACCATTGCCGCATTTGCGCTCTATTTCTTACCGAAATATTTAAAATTAGGTATCGCTACTATCCCAGAATTTTTGGAACGCCGTTTTGACAAAGGCACATTATTAATCACTTCATTACTTTTCCTCGGTTGCTACGTCATTTCTTTATTACCTATCGTGCTTTACACCGGCGCTCTCGCATTGGAAAGCTTGTTCCAAGTATCTAATGTCTTTGGCGTTGATAAAACCACTGCACTTTGGATTATGGTATGGGGAATCGGTATTTTAGGTTCTATCTATGCAATTTTCGGTGGTTTAAAAGCGGTAGCGGTTTCCGATACAATTAATGGCGTAGGCTTATTGATCGGCGGAATTATGGTGACCGTATTAGGCTTGGCTTATGTAGGCGATGGCAATGCGTGGGAAGGACTAAAAGAGGTTTATCATGCTAACCCGGATCATTTTAATTCCATTGGTGATGAAAATTCCGTTGTACCATTTTCTACCCTATTTACCGGGATGATTATTTCTAACTTATTCTTCTGGTGTACCAATCAGTCCATTATTCAACGTGCATTAGGTGCCAAAGACTTAAAAGAAGGACAAAAAGGGGTGCTACTTTGCGCTTTCTTAAAACTACTCGGTCCATTATTAATCATTCTACCAGGGATTATTGCTTATCATATTTTCCAAGGAAAATTAGATATTCCTGACCAAGCTTATCCGGATTTAGTCCATTTAGTGTTACCGGATGCCTTCGTTGGTTTCTTCGCGGCAGTGGTTGTTGGTGCGGTACTTTCTACTTTTAACAGTGCGCTAAATTCCTCCGTTACGTTGTTTTCACGCAATGTGTATAAAGTCAAAATTAACCCAAATGCCAGCGATATGAAATTAGTGAGTGTCGGTAAATGGGTGGGAACAATTTTAGCAGTAGTTTCCATGATCGTTGCACCGTTAGTGGCAAACGCACCGGATGGTTTATATTTCTTAATTCAAGAATTACAAGGGATTTTCAACGCACCGATTTTAAGCGTGGTAGTCGTCGGATTATTAACTAAACGTGTACCACCAATTGCAGCGAAATTTGGGTTAATTTTTGGTATGGTGGCTTATGTCGTATGTACCTATGTGATCAAAGTCGATATTCATTTCTTCCATTTGATCGCAATTTTATTTGTCCTTAACGTTGTTGTTATGTTGATTATCGGTAAAGTAAAACCAATGGAAAATCCGTATCAAGAAGAATATACCAAACAAGTGGATATTCAACCTTGGGCATTTGCAAAAGCAGTTTCATTAATCGTCACCTTCGCTTCATTTAGTATGTATATCTTTATGGCGAAAAATGCACCGGAATTTGTTTGGATTGGTTATTACTGCTTCGGCGCATTTACTTTGTTATATTTCATCTATGTTTTCGCCAAAGAACGAAATAAACAATTTAAATCTTAA
- the cyaY gene encoding protein cyaY, whose translation MNVAEFHQNIEQIWLNIEEQLEAQDCDVDCDTQGSVFTITFADRSQVVINKQEPLLELWLASKVGGFHFAFKDGQWIASDGKLFWQCLEEACAAHGENAHFA comes from the coding sequence ATGAACGTAGCAGAATTTCATCAAAATATCGAACAAATCTGGCTGAATATTGAAGAACAATTAGAAGCGCAAGATTGTGATGTGGATTGCGATACGCAAGGTTCGGTGTTTACGATCACCTTCGCCGACCGTAGCCAAGTGGTAATCAATAAGCAAGAACCTTTGCTTGAACTTTGGCTTGCCAGCAAAGTAGGTGGTTTTCATTTCGCCTTTAAAGACGGACAATGGATTGCCAGTGACGGTAAATTGTTTTGGCAATGTTTAGAAGAAGCCTGTGCAGCCCACGGTGAAAACGCACATTTCGCTTAA
- the recQ gene encoding ATP-dependent DNA helicase RecQ has protein sequence MSFSSISSISTTKSAVKNPQISTALKVLHAIFGYQSFRQGQEEVINATLQGKDSLVIMATGNGKSLCYQIPALCFDGLTLVVSPLISLMKDQVDQLSANGIAADYLNSTQTFEQQQEVQNRVMSGALKLLYVSPEKVMTTGFFHFISHCKVSFIAIDEAHCISQWGHDFRPEYAQLGGLKGCFPDAPIMALTATADQTTRLDILQHLKLADPHCYIGSFDRPNIRYTLVEKFKPMEQLSQFVQGQKGKSGIIYCNSRNKVERIAESLRKKGVAAEGYHAGMENRQRERVQRAFQRDNVQVVVATIAFGMGINKSNVRFVVHFDLPRSIEAYYQETGRAGRDDLPAEAVLFYEPADYAWLQKMLLEKPETPQRQIEQHKLQAIGEFAESQTCRRLVLLNYFGEQRQTPCNNCDICLDPPKKYDGLIDAQKVMSTIYRVGQRFGTHYVIAVLRGMQNQKIKENQHDKLSVYGIGKERTKEYWHSVIRQLIHLGFIRQVVDQFNSTLQLTESAKPILQGEVALSLAMPRISSVTTSIVKNAPINYDKDLFARLRFLRKQIADRENIPPYIVFNDATLQEMAQYQPTSAREMLQINGVGTIKLERFAQPFIEIIRQHKKLWTSTSV, from the coding sequence ATGTCCTTTTCCTCAATTTCTTCAATATCTACAACGAAAAGTGCGGTCAAAAATCCACAAATTTCGACCGCACTTAAGGTGTTGCACGCTATTTTTGGCTATCAATCTTTCCGTCAAGGGCAAGAGGAAGTCATCAATGCCACCTTGCAAGGCAAAGACAGCCTGGTGATTATGGCGACCGGTAACGGAAAATCCTTGTGCTATCAAATTCCAGCACTGTGTTTTGACGGGTTGACCTTAGTTGTGTCCCCCTTAATTTCATTGATGAAAGACCAAGTTGATCAACTTTCTGCCAACGGAATTGCCGCGGATTATTTAAACTCCACGCAAACCTTTGAGCAGCAGCAAGAGGTGCAAAATCGCGTGATGTCAGGGGCATTAAAGTTGCTTTATGTCTCACCGGAAAAAGTGATGACCACCGGTTTTTTTCATTTTATTTCTCATTGTAAAGTGAGTTTTATTGCCATTGATGAAGCGCATTGTATTTCGCAATGGGGACATGATTTTCGTCCGGAATATGCCCAACTCGGCGGTTTAAAAGGTTGTTTTCCTGACGCGCCAATCATGGCATTGACCGCCACTGCCGATCAAACCACACGTTTGGATATTTTGCAGCATTTGAAACTGGCAGATCCGCATTGTTATATCGGCAGTTTCGATCGTCCAAATATTCGCTATACCTTGGTTGAGAAATTTAAACCAATGGAACAATTGAGCCAATTTGTACAGGGACAAAAGGGTAAAAGCGGGATTATTTATTGCAACAGTCGCAATAAAGTTGAGCGCATAGCGGAAAGTTTGCGTAAAAAAGGCGTGGCGGCAGAAGGATACCACGCCGGTATGGAAAATCGCCAACGGGAGCGGGTGCAACGGGCTTTTCAGCGCGATAATGTGCAAGTGGTGGTAGCGACCATTGCTTTTGGCATGGGCATTAATAAATCCAATGTGCGCTTTGTGGTGCATTTTGATTTACCACGCAGTATCGAGGCATATTATCAAGAAACCGGTCGCGCTGGACGGGATGATTTGCCGGCAGAAGCGGTATTATTTTACGAACCGGCAGATTATGCCTGGTTGCAAAAAATGTTGTTGGAAAAACCGGAAACGCCACAACGCCAAATTGAACAACATAAATTGCAAGCTATAGGCGAATTTGCCGAAAGCCAAACTTGCCGCCGCTTAGTCTTGCTGAATTATTTCGGCGAACAGCGTCAAACGCCTTGTAACAACTGTGATATTTGTTTAGATCCGCCGAAAAAATATGACGGATTAATTGATGCGCAAAAGGTGATGTCCACTATTTACCGGGTCGGACAACGTTTTGGCACACATTATGTGATTGCAGTGTTACGCGGGATGCAAAATCAAAAAATCAAAGAAAATCAGCATGATAAGTTGAGTGTGTATGGTATTGGAAAAGAGCGGACGAAAGAATATTGGCATTCAGTTATCCGCCAACTGATTCATCTTGGCTTTATCCGTCAAGTCGTGGATCAATTTAACAGCACATTGCAACTGACGGAAAGTGCCAAACCGATTTTGCAAGGCGAAGTTGCCTTATCCTTGGCTATGCCGCGCATTTCATCGGTGACCACATCGATAGTGAAAAATGCGCCGATTAATTATGACAAAGATTTATTTGCTCGCTTGCGCTTTTTGCGCAAACAAATTGCCGATCGGGAAAACATCCCGCCTTATATTGTGTTTAATGATGCTACGCTGCAAGAAATGGCACAATATCAACCTACCAGCGCACGGGAAATGTTGCAAATTAACGGGGTTGGTACCATCAAATTAGAACGTTTTGCTCAACCGTTTATCGAGATTATTCGTCAACATAAAAAATTGTGGACGTCAACTTCTGTTTAA
- the lysA gene encoding diaminopimelate decarboxylase: MDFFQYKNDQLMAEELPVSDIAAQFGTPLYIYSRATLERHWHAFDDALGTHPHLICFAVKSNPNIAILNLMAKLGSGFDIVSQGELERVLAAGGEAGKIVFSGVAKSTQEIARALEVGIRCFNVESVAELERINQVAGEMGKIAPISLRVNPDVDAHTHPYISTGLKENKFGVSVEQAREVYRLASQLPHIHISGMDCHIGSQLTELQPFLDATDRLIVLMEQLKQDGISLKHLDLGGGLGVTYTNENAPHPSEYARALLAKLKDYAELEIILEPGRAITANAGILVTKVEYLKSNESRHFAIVDTGMNDMIRPALYQAYMNIIEVDRTLARESQVYDVVGPICETSDFLGKQRRLAIAAGDLIAQRSAGAYGASMASTYNSRPRAIEVLVDGNKAHLIKRRERFEELWQLESIVK, translated from the coding sequence ATGGATTTTTTCCAATATAAAAACGATCAGTTAATGGCGGAAGAACTGCCCGTTAGCGACATTGCGGCGCAATTTGGCACTCCACTTTATATTTATTCACGAGCAACGTTGGAACGCCATTGGCACGCCTTTGATGATGCCTTAGGCACCCATCCACATTTAATTTGCTTTGCAGTCAAATCCAATCCGAATATCGCGATTTTAAATCTGATGGCGAAATTAGGTTCAGGCTTTGATATTGTCTCGCAAGGAGAATTAGAACGCGTGTTAGCTGCCGGCGGTGAGGCGGGAAAAATTGTCTTTTCCGGTGTGGCAAAATCAACACAAGAAATTGCGCGCGCCTTGGAAGTCGGCATTCGTTGTTTTAACGTGGAAAGTGTGGCGGAATTGGAACGGATTAATCAAGTTGCCGGCGAAATGGGAAAAATTGCACCAATTTCATTACGCGTCAATCCGGATGTAGATGCGCATACGCATCCTTATATCTCCACCGGTTTAAAAGAAAATAAATTTGGTGTCAGCGTTGAACAAGCGCGTGAAGTCTATCGACTGGCAAGCCAATTACCGCATATTCATATTAGCGGCATGGATTGTCATATTGGTTCGCAATTAACGGAATTACAACCTTTTTTAGATGCAACCGATCGTTTAATTGTATTAATGGAACAACTTAAACAAGATGGCATTTCACTAAAACATTTGGATTTAGGCGGTGGTTTAGGTGTGACCTATACCAATGAAAATGCGCCGCATCCTTCTGAATATGCGCGTGCCTTACTGGCGAAATTAAAAGATTATGCCGAATTGGAAATTATCCTTGAACCGGGACGGGCAATTACTGCCAACGCCGGTATTTTGGTCACCAAAGTGGAATATTTAAAAAGTAACGAAAGCCGCCATTTTGCCATCGTTGATACCGGTATGAACGACATGATCCGCCCGGCATTGTATCAAGCATACATGAATATCATTGAAGTTGACCGCACTTTAGCGCGCGAAAGCCAAGTGTATGATGTGGTCGGTCCGATTTGCGAAACATCGGATTTTCTCGGCAAACAACGCAGGCTTGCCATTGCGGCAGGCGATCTGATCGCGCAACGTTCCGCCGGTGCTTATGGCGCCAGCATGGCATCTACATACAATTCCCGCCCGCGCGCCATTGAGGTATTAGTGGATGGCAACAAAGCGCATTTAATCAAACGTCGCGAACGCTTTGAAGAATTGTGGCAATTGGAAAGTATCGTTAAATAA
- the ilvC gene encoding ketol-acid reductoisomerase → MANYFNTLNLRQQLDQLGRCRFMDRAEFADGCNFLKGKKIVIVGCGAQGLNQGLNMRDSGLDIAYALRSEAIAEKRASFTRASENGFKVGTYQELIPTADLVVNLTPDKQHSKVVADVMPLMKQGAAFGYSHGFNIVEVGEQIRKDITVVMVAPKCPGTEVREEYKRGFGVPTLIAVHPENDPQGEGMAIAKAWASATGGDRAGVLESSFVAEVKSDLMGEQTILCGMLQAGSIVCYDKLVADGKDPAYASKLIQYGWETITEALKQGGITLMMDRLSNSAKIRAFELAEEIKAQLNDLYLKHMDDIISGEFSSTMMADWANGDANLLKWREETGKTAFENSPKADSIKISEQEYFDNGVVMVAMVKAGVEMAFDAMVASGIYEESAYYESLHELPLIANTIARKRLYEMNVVISDTAEYGNYLFSHVATPILAEKLIPMLQKGDLGEPTPTAEIDNVYLRDINDAIRNHPVELIGQELRGYMTDMKRISVGG, encoded by the coding sequence ATGGCTAACTATTTCAATACATTAAACTTACGTCAACAACTTGACCAATTAGGTCGCTGTCGTTTTATGGACCGCGCTGAATTCGCTGACGGTTGTAACTTCTTGAAAGGAAAGAAAATTGTTATCGTAGGTTGTGGCGCGCAAGGATTAAACCAAGGTTTAAATATGCGTGATTCCGGTTTAGATATTGCTTATGCGTTGCGCTCCGAGGCAATTGCAGAAAAACGCGCATCATTTACCCGCGCTTCCGAAAATGGTTTTAAAGTGGGTACTTACCAAGAATTAATTCCAACTGCCGATTTAGTGGTTAACTTAACTCCAGACAAACAACACTCCAAAGTGGTAGCTGATGTCATGCCATTGATGAAACAAGGTGCAGCATTCGGTTACTCACACGGTTTCAATATCGTTGAAGTGGGCGAACAAATTCGTAAAGATATTACCGTTGTGATGGTCGCGCCAAAATGTCCGGGTACCGAAGTTCGTGAAGAATATAAACGTGGTTTCGGCGTACCAACCTTAATCGCTGTTCACCCTGAAAATGACCCACAAGGCGAAGGGATGGCAATCGCGAAAGCGTGGGCTTCTGCAACAGGTGGCGACCGTGCGGGTGTATTAGAATCATCTTTCGTTGCTGAAGTGAAATCTGACTTAATGGGTGAGCAAACCATCCTTTGTGGTATGTTGCAAGCCGGTTCTATCGTGTGCTACGACAAATTAGTAGCAGACGGTAAAGATCCAGCCTACGCCAGCAAATTAATCCAATACGGCTGGGAAACTATCACCGAAGCCTTAAAACAAGGCGGAATTACCTTAATGATGGATCGTTTATCCAACTCTGCGAAAATCCGTGCCTTTGAATTAGCGGAAGAAATTAAAGCACAATTAAATGATCTTTATTTAAAACATATGGATGACATCATCAGTGGCGAATTTTCCTCCACCATGATGGCAGACTGGGCGAACGGTGACGCAAACTTGTTAAAATGGCGCGAAGAAACCGGCAAAACCGCCTTTGAAAATTCACCAAAAGCAGACAGTATCAAAATTTCAGAACAAGAATATTTTGATAATGGTGTTGTGATGGTGGCGATGGTAAAAGCTGGTGTTGAAATGGCATTTGATGCAATGGTTGCAAGCGGTATTTATGAAGAATCTGCATACTATGAGTCATTACACGAATTACCGTTAATCGCCAACACTATCGCGCGTAAACGCTTATACGAAATGAACGTGGTCATTTCCGATACCGCAGAATACGGTAACTACTTATTCTCACACGTTGCAACCCCAATCCTTGCGGAAAAATTAATTCCAATGTTGCAAAAAGGTGACTTAGGTGAACCAACCCCAACTGCGGAAATCGACAATGTTTACCTACGCGACATCAACGATGCTATCCGCAACCATCCGGTTGAATTAATCGGTCAAGAGTTACGTGGTTATATGACGGATATGAAACGCATTTCTGTTGGCGGTTAA
- the rarD gene encoding putative transporter, with amino-acid sequence MLKGISFSLLASLLFGYIYYFSTLLLPLGGEDIFGYRVIFTVPFVVAAVFIFRQKYLLVRHLKRIRQQPWIVLVFLFNAAMMGFQMWLFLWAPNNGGALSVSLGYLLLPLVMVVMGRIFFKESISNVKLVAVLLAAIGVFSNIAIKGGLSWESVAVCGYAVYFMIRKRLNLADITSFAMEMVLLLPVCIYLALQVDLGAVQQVNPPIIWLLLLLGLMSGVAFIFYIAASNLLPINVLGLLGYAEPIMMLVVAFIIGEKVDPESYPLFLCLIGSMTLILIDGVWKIKKHSVSS; translated from the coding sequence ATGTTAAAAGGAATCAGTTTTTCGCTCCTTGCCTCGTTATTATTTGGCTATATTTATTATTTTTCTACCTTATTACTTCCTTTAGGCGGAGAAGATATTTTTGGTTATCGCGTCATTTTTACCGTACCTTTTGTGGTGGCGGCAGTATTTATTTTTCGTCAAAAATATTTATTAGTCAGACACTTAAAGCGCATTCGTCAACAACCTTGGATAGTTTTGGTTTTTTTATTTAATGCTGCCATGATGGGATTTCAAATGTGGCTGTTTCTGTGGGCGCCGAATAATGGCGGAGCGTTGAGCGTATCGCTCGGTTATTTATTGCTCCCGCTGGTGATGGTGGTGATGGGGCGGATTTTCTTTAAAGAAAGTATTTCTAACGTGAAATTGGTTGCTGTGCTTTTGGCGGCGATCGGTGTATTTTCCAATATTGCGATTAAAGGCGGTTTGTCTTGGGAAAGTGTCGCGGTTTGTGGCTATGCGGTGTATTTTATGATCCGCAAACGCCTCAATTTAGCGGATATTACCAGCTTTGCAATGGAAATGGTTTTGCTGTTGCCGGTGTGTATTTATTTAGCGCTACAAGTGGATCTTGGCGCGGTACAACAAGTTAATCCGCCTATTATTTGGCTCTTGTTGTTATTGGGATTAATGAGCGGTGTTGCTTTTATTTTTTATATTGCTGCCAGCAATTTATTACCTATCAATGTGCTAGGCCTACTGGGGTATGCTGAGCCGATTATGATGTTAGTGGTCGCTTTTATTATCGGCGAAAAAGTCGATCCTGAAAGCTATCCGTTATTTCTTTGTTTAATCGGTTCTATGACTTTGATTTTGATTGATGGTGTCTGGAAAATCAAAAAACATAGCGTATCAAGTTAA
- the gltC gene encoding DNA-binding transcriptional regulator IlvY, which translates to MEFRDLHLFLHLADSKNFSQTASQNFMSASTLSRQIQRMEEELGETLLLRDNRQVSLTEAGEKFRLFAQQNWQQWLQFKQSLSADPQELSGELRLFCSVTAAYSHLPPILERFRSRYPKVEIQLTTGDPALAVQQIQTQQIDLALAGRPAHLPNGIIFHYIDDISLSLIAPRIACPATQLLQQSPIDWQQIPFILPVEGPARQRIDQWFKQQKIKYPKIYATVSGHEGIVPMVALGCGVAMLPDVVMKNSPMISQVSTLAVDFPIEPFELGICVQRKCLEQPIIRAFWEMLG; encoded by the coding sequence ATGGAATTTCGCGATTTACACTTATTTTTACACCTTGCCGACAGTAAAAATTTCAGCCAGACTGCCAGCCAAAATTTTATGTCGGCATCCACGCTGTCGCGCCAAATTCAGCGCATGGAAGAAGAATTGGGGGAAACGCTGTTGTTGCGCGATAATCGTCAGGTATCGCTGACGGAAGCCGGAGAAAAATTTCGCCTATTTGCGCAACAAAACTGGCAGCAATGGCTGCAATTTAAGCAATCTTTAAGTGCGGATCCGCAGGAATTAAGTGGAGAATTGCGCCTTTTCTGTTCGGTGACCGCTGCTTATAGTCATTTGCCACCAATTTTGGAACGTTTTCGTTCGCGTTATCCGAAAGTAGAAATTCAATTGACGACTGGCGATCCGGCGTTGGCGGTGCAACAAATTCAAACCCAACAAATTGATTTAGCGCTTGCCGGCCGACCGGCGCATTTGCCAAATGGCATTATTTTTCATTATATTGACGATATTTCTTTGTCGTTAATTGCACCGCGTATCGCTTGCCCAGCGACGCAATTATTGCAACAATCGCCGATTGATTGGCAGCAAATTCCGTTTATTTTGCCGGTAGAAGGACCAGCAAGGCAGCGCATTGACCAATGGTTTAAGCAACAAAAAATTAAATACCCGAAAATTTATGCGACGGTGTCCGGACATGAAGGAATTGTGCCGATGGTAGCGCTGGGCTGTGGGGTGGCGATGTTACCGGATGTGGTGATGAAAAATAGCCCGATGATAAGTCAAGTGTCCACCTTGGCAGTAGATTTTCCGATTGAGCCTTTTGAATTGGGGATTTGCGTACAACGAAAATGTCTTGAGCAACCGATAATTCGTGCATTTTGGGAAATGTTGGGGTAA
- the serA_2 gene encoding D-3-phosphoglycerate dehydrogenase, protein MKKTVVLYKNIPPDQVERLAEHFHVIRFDGVNAQNRHQFLSALGQAQGLIGVGVKIDTEMLDVAPYLKAISTISVGYDNFDTEELTRRHIRLMHTPTVLTDTTADAIFALLMASARRVVEMDKWVRDGHWQGGVGHEFWGVDIHHKTIGIIGMGRIGRALAKRAFCGFDMPVLYHSNRRHQEVEQQYAAQYGTLDEVLQRADFVCLTVPLSAATEKLISREKLRLMKPSAILINGARGKVVDQAALAEALQQKTIRAAGLDVFEVEPLPSNSPLLTLDNVILLPHIASATGETRYNMAKCAVDNLINALKAEKPSQNWVNPMAG, encoded by the coding sequence ATGAAGAAAACGGTCGTGTTATATAAAAACATTCCGCCAGATCAAGTTGAGCGCTTGGCGGAACATTTTCATGTCATACGTTTTGATGGTGTGAACGCACAAAATCGCCATCAATTTCTCTCAGCCCTAGGGCAAGCGCAAGGCTTAATCGGCGTTGGCGTGAAAATTGATACTGAAATGCTGGATGTAGCGCCATATTTAAAAGCCATTTCCACCATTTCCGTCGGTTATGACAATTTTGATACGGAAGAATTAACCCGACGCCACATTCGGTTAATGCACACACCTACCGTTCTCACCGACACGACCGCCGATGCCATTTTTGCTTTATTAATGGCAAGCGCGCGACGCGTCGTGGAAATGGATAAATGGGTGCGAGACGGGCATTGGCAAGGCGGCGTAGGTCACGAATTTTGGGGCGTGGATATTCATCATAAAACCATTGGCATTATCGGCATGGGGCGAATTGGACGTGCGCTGGCTAAACGCGCTTTTTGTGGATTTGATATGCCAGTGCTTTATCACAGTAATCGCCGCCATCAAGAAGTCGAACAACAATACGCCGCCCAATATGGCACATTGGACGAGGTATTACAACGTGCCGATTTTGTTTGCCTCACCGTGCCATTATCCGCCGCAACGGAAAAATTGATTTCGCGGGAAAAACTCCGTTTAATGAAACCAAGTGCTATTTTAATTAATGGCGCACGCGGCAAAGTTGTCGATCAAGCGGCATTAGCCGAGGCATTGCAACAAAAAACAATCCGCGCGGCGGGCTTAGATGTATTTGAAGTGGAACCCTTGCCAAGTAATTCGCCGTTATTGACCTTGGATAATGTGATTTTGTTACCACACATCGCCTCTGCAACGGGAGAAACACGCTACAACATGGCAAAATGCGCTGTAGATAATCTTATCAACGCCTTAAAAGCGGAAAAACCAAGTCAAAACTGGGTCAATCCCATGGCGGGATAA